From one Idiomarina sp. X4 genomic stretch:
- a CDS encoding S8 family serine peptidase — translation MKHTFKFLSVSALAFVSLQSAAQPSNLDLVRSANTVRLVINAVGAPKAMQSSADVSFSENCVSTPDGANEWCLSSEKSQQLNDMKSASADIKGGFEVIELQSYGYSAERIAELLNESGNFGLVEVDAITYTDPGIVSSASNSMVGSQSINDPAFGEYQLDYFQSADESPSGSNILGLWDAVGMDAVTTVSSPVDLIVMDSSFVANPETPYTAGGRNFSTTALEQGGPQQERGGNYQPPAELEGQNCGSHGLEVASIATALMDNGKNMSGITNNANVHAIRTLTCGTGFLSDSADALDWLAGKSFENVEPYTGAAGVVNMSFASQTMTCPQFMQDAVNRATEAGFTLVAAAGNSGGKASEYAPANCDNVISVGALDRDGEKANFTNSDESIDIMTQGKRVAVVCGDSEYACYGQGTSYSAPMVSGVLAVTKQVTLADNQLLHFALENSARKDTLGPSCGDGSCGDGLMDAFGVYTIAQQAQEGELNRIEHALADKDECEQQWYIDHFGNEGRLCEMYKLTFMGGFHKEGVEYKLVSIPKGGDWETETPVVEGQFAQPVVTLENIDAESFDYGMQVCENGTCEATNVMNTELALLEAKPAVCTE, via the coding sequence ATGAAACATACGTTCAAATTTTTATCTGTCAGTGCGTTAGCCTTTGTTAGTTTGCAAAGTGCAGCGCAGCCATCAAATCTAGACCTGGTGAGATCAGCTAACACAGTTCGCTTAGTCATCAACGCTGTTGGAGCGCCAAAAGCTATGCAGAGCAGTGCAGATGTAAGCTTTTCCGAAAACTGCGTTTCGACACCTGATGGCGCAAATGAGTGGTGCCTGAGCAGTGAAAAATCACAGCAGCTTAATGATATGAAAAGCGCGAGTGCAGACATCAAAGGTGGGTTTGAGGTAATAGAGCTGCAGAGCTACGGATATAGTGCTGAGCGTATTGCGGAGCTATTAAACGAATCGGGGAACTTCGGGTTAGTGGAGGTAGATGCGATCACATACACCGACCCTGGCATTGTCAGTAGCGCTTCAAATTCAATGGTAGGTAGTCAGTCAATAAATGACCCGGCCTTTGGCGAATACCAGCTTGATTACTTCCAGAGTGCGGATGAATCACCTTCAGGCTCAAACATTTTAGGCCTTTGGGATGCCGTCGGCATGGATGCAGTGACTACGGTATCATCGCCGGTTGATTTGATTGTTATGGACTCCAGCTTTGTTGCAAACCCGGAAACGCCATACACAGCAGGCGGCCGAAACTTTTCGACTACCGCTCTTGAGCAAGGAGGACCTCAGCAAGAGCGTGGTGGTAACTACCAACCACCTGCCGAATTAGAGGGACAAAACTGTGGCTCTCATGGGTTAGAGGTTGCCAGTATCGCCACCGCGTTAATGGATAACGGCAAAAATATGTCAGGAATTACTAACAATGCGAACGTACACGCTATTCGTACTTTGACGTGCGGTACTGGCTTCTTAAGTGACTCAGCGGATGCCCTCGACTGGTTGGCGGGAAAATCGTTCGAAAATGTCGAGCCATACACCGGTGCTGCGGGGGTTGTGAATATGAGCTTTGCTTCGCAAACCATGACATGTCCTCAGTTTATGCAAGATGCCGTTAACCGTGCAACTGAAGCCGGGTTTACTCTGGTGGCCGCCGCCGGTAACTCGGGCGGAAAGGCGTCTGAGTATGCACCTGCAAACTGCGACAATGTTATCTCTGTGGGGGCTTTAGACCGCGACGGCGAAAAAGCGAACTTCACTAACTCTGATGAAAGCATTGATATCATGACCCAGGGTAAGAGGGTCGCGGTGGTTTGTGGTGACAGCGAGTATGCTTGCTACGGGCAAGGTACATCGTACTCGGCCCCTATGGTATCTGGTGTGTTAGCTGTGACCAAGCAAGTAACATTAGCAGATAACCAGCTATTGCACTTCGCTCTGGAAAATAGTGCTCGAAAAGATACGTTGGGTCCTTCTTGCGGTGATGGCAGTTGTGGCGACGGATTAATGGATGCATTCGGTGTTTATACGATTGCTCAGCAGGCTCAAGAAGGAGAGCTCAATCGTATTGAGCATGCTCTGGCTGACAAGGATGAGTGTGAGCAACAGTGGTACATCGATCATTTCGGCAATGAGGGACGTCTGTGCGAAATGTACAAACTCACCTTTATGGGGGGATTCCATAAAGAAGGGGTAGAGTACAAGTTGGTCTCAATTCCAAAAGGTGGAGATTGGGAAACAGAAACCCCTGTTGTTGAAGGTCAGTTCGCTCAGCCAGTCGTGACTTTAGAGAATATCGATGCAGAATCATTCGATTATGGCATGCAAGTTTGTGAGAATGGCACCTGTGAAGCTACCAACGTTATGAACACAGAGTTAGCTTTATTAGAAGCCAAGCCTGCTGTGTGCACTGAGTAA
- a CDS encoding methyl-accepting chemotaxis protein, with protein MKLSNLSLARMNQINLLFLVSLSIVLGLALFSDVTNGVLAVPSLVIITLAVIFFIISRRVLTLAVKELKSMAEQVGSGNLDPRVNLSSESEFGQIARSLNRALKRFSRILTHVDGATEKLSNLAQRTATLSDRSHVTSEKLSEQSTSLASTIEEISASMNEMTETIERINSNTDSVSEVSITSERQINKLADRLNKLVTSVELFDSSFEKVEKSAEKITSFVELIESVTDQTNLLALNAAIEADRAGEHGRGFAVVADEVRSLAQKTKATTSDIVEMTNELRAVISSSGEISDQALEASKEAQVISVETIESFNQVLTSIREINTEVDMVTEASQQQNAAVENVSKNVQVLSELCDGAYEQAETLSNNTDELNSLSNEIVKQMDKLDD; from the coding sequence ATGAAATTATCTAACCTGTCCTTGGCTAGAATGAACCAGATTAACCTTCTTTTTCTGGTGAGTTTAAGTATTGTCCTAGGGCTTGCCTTATTCTCTGACGTAACCAACGGTGTGCTCGCTGTTCCCAGTTTGGTTATTATTACATTAGCAGTTATCTTCTTTATCATCTCGCGACGCGTTCTTACGCTTGCGGTAAAAGAACTCAAAAGCATGGCTGAACAAGTCGGTAGCGGTAATCTCGATCCCCGCGTCAATCTTAGTAGTGAAAGCGAGTTTGGGCAGATTGCGCGCTCTCTTAATCGTGCTTTAAAACGCTTTAGTCGCATACTAACGCATGTAGACGGGGCCACAGAGAAGCTCAGTAATTTAGCTCAGAGAACCGCCACTCTCTCTGATCGTTCTCATGTAACCAGTGAAAAGCTGAGTGAGCAGTCCACTAGTTTGGCTTCTACTATTGAAGAAATATCTGCCAGCATGAACGAAATGACCGAAACCATTGAGCGAATCAACAGCAATACCGACTCGGTTTCAGAGGTTAGTATTACGTCTGAAAGACAAATCAATAAATTAGCCGATCGATTAAATAAGCTCGTTACTTCTGTCGAGCTATTCGACAGCAGCTTTGAAAAGGTCGAAAAAAGTGCTGAAAAGATAACGTCTTTCGTTGAGTTAATCGAAAGCGTCACAGACCAGACTAACTTACTCGCTCTTAACGCTGCTATTGAAGCAGACCGAGCAGGAGAGCACGGGAGAGGATTCGCTGTTGTCGCCGACGAAGTTCGGTCTTTGGCTCAAAAGACAAAAGCAACCACAAGTGACATTGTAGAAATGACCAATGAATTGCGTGCGGTTATTTCATCCTCTGGTGAAATTAGCGACCAAGCTTTGGAAGCGTCTAAAGAAGCTCAAGTCATATCGGTGGAAACCATTGAGTCATTTAATCAAGTGTTAACCTCAATACGTGAAATTAACACCGAAGTCGATATGGTCACCGAGGCCAGTCAACAGCAAAATGCTGCAGTGGAAAATGTCAGCAAAAACGTTCAAGTGCTTAGCGAACTTTGCGATGGCGCCTATGAACAGGCAGAGACATTGTCGAATAACACCGACGAACTGAATAGCCTCAGTAACGAGATCGTTAAGCAAATGGATAAGCTGGACGACTAA
- a CDS encoding epoxyqueuosine reductase QueH has translation MSKKKQESIVLETPTGSDHVLLHSCCAPCSGEVMERMAEAGIKFTIFFYNPNIHPEKEYLLRKEENIRFAEKLGVDFIDCDYDTKNWFERVKGLEWEPERGERCTVCFDMRFERTALYAHENGFDTITSCLGISRWKNMQQINDCGQRAVARYPGLHYWTFNWRKKGGSARMVEIAKRERFYQQEYCGCVYSLRDTNRWRLQNGRDRIKIGVEYYTAD, from the coding sequence ATGTCGAAGAAAAAACAAGAGTCGATTGTACTCGAAACCCCAACAGGCTCCGACCACGTTTTACTCCACTCCTGCTGTGCGCCATGCTCGGGTGAAGTCATGGAGCGTATGGCTGAAGCGGGCATCAAGTTCACGATTTTCTTCTATAACCCGAATATTCACCCGGAAAAAGAGTATTTGCTGCGTAAAGAAGAGAACATTCGGTTTGCCGAAAAACTGGGTGTGGACTTTATCGATTGTGACTACGACACCAAAAACTGGTTTGAGCGAGTGAAAGGTCTCGAGTGGGAACCGGAGCGAGGTGAGCGTTGCACAGTTTGTTTTGATATGCGTTTTGAGCGCACAGCCTTATACGCGCATGAAAACGGCTTTGACACTATTACCAGTTGCCTGGGCATTTCACGCTGGAAAAATATGCAGCAAATAAATGACTGTGGTCAGCGTGCGGTTGCACGTTATCCCGGACTGCATTACTGGACGTTTAACTGGCGTAAAAAAGGTGGCTCTGCCCGTATGGTGGAAATTGCCAAGCGTGAACGTTTTTATCAGCAGGAGTATTGTGGTTGTGTTTATTCGCTTCGCGATACCAACCGCTGGCGCCTGCAGAACGGGCGCGACCGCATTAAAATTGGTGTGGAGTATTATACTGCCGATTAA
- a CDS encoding S8 family serine peptidase translates to MRKIQYLTLTALAVSVSSAFAKPPDHSQAQPLVKEQAQIQAQVDSSAPQRYIIKFKNNGNAVNKMGNRGRSELAVSRANNVVRKAGGKVKLSMRHNLAVAAELTEKQRKRLEKNPNIEYVEVDRIRRFMAQDVPYGISQVQADQVDDSVASAAAGGKKVCVIDSGLELPHEDMGTLGGTINGTNDSGTGNWHDNGGPHGTHVAGTIAALDNGFGVRGVIGSDPNLHIVKVFNSSGWGYSSSLVSAIETCADNGADVVNMSLGGGGSSQTEANAMQNLYNQGVLLVAAAGNDGSAYSSTDPMSYPASYNAVMSVAAVDSSKNLASFSQKNSQVEIAGPGVNVMSTYPEGTGQQGNYGTMSGTSMASPHVAGVAALVWSHHPTCSAQEIRSVLNNTAQDLGAAGRDVKFGYGLAQSKDAIDYIDANGCDGSGGGGGEEPPTDNELSNGQTVSNLSATTGDSLYYTLNVPAGATDLSFNINGGSGDADLYVRFGSQPTQSSYDCRPYQSGNTETCTISNVQAGTYHVMLNAYSSFSGVNLTGSFTEPSTGGGDGGSASATDLSGASGEWSHYYVDVPAGMSVLNATMSGGTGDADLYVRQGSQPTESNYECRPYRSGNDESCSIDSPAEDRWYISIRGYSAYSGVDLFVEWE, encoded by the coding sequence ATGAGAAAAATCCAATATCTTACACTGACTGCCCTGGCAGTATCAGTTTCATCAGCTTTTGCTAAACCTCCTGACCATTCACAAGCGCAGCCGCTGGTAAAAGAGCAGGCTCAAATTCAAGCGCAAGTGGATAGCTCAGCACCTCAGCGTTACATCATTAAATTTAAAAATAATGGTAACGCGGTCAACAAAATGGGCAACAGAGGACGTTCTGAATTGGCCGTTTCCCGAGCAAACAACGTGGTCAGAAAAGCTGGCGGTAAGGTAAAACTTAGCATGCGCCACAATTTGGCGGTTGCCGCCGAGCTGACTGAAAAGCAGCGAAAGCGTCTTGAGAAAAACCCAAACATTGAATACGTTGAAGTTGACCGTATCCGTCGTTTTATGGCGCAAGACGTGCCTTACGGCATTAGCCAGGTACAGGCTGATCAGGTCGATGACAGCGTTGCTTCTGCGGCCGCAGGTGGTAAAAAAGTCTGTGTTATCGATTCAGGCTTAGAGCTACCACACGAAGACATGGGTACTTTAGGCGGTACTATTAACGGCACGAATGATAGCGGCACAGGCAACTGGCATGACAACGGCGGTCCACACGGTACGCACGTTGCCGGTACCATTGCTGCACTCGATAACGGTTTTGGCGTTCGTGGCGTTATTGGTAGCGATCCTAACCTGCATATTGTCAAAGTATTCAACTCAAGTGGTTGGGGCTATTCGTCTTCACTGGTTTCTGCTATTGAAACTTGTGCCGACAACGGCGCTGATGTTGTTAACATGAGCCTTGGCGGCGGTGGCTCAAGCCAGACTGAAGCCAACGCGATGCAAAACCTGTATAACCAAGGTGTTTTATTGGTTGCGGCAGCGGGTAACGACGGTTCTGCTTACAGCTCAACTGACCCAATGTCTTACCCGGCGTCTTACAACGCGGTTATGTCCGTTGCGGCTGTCGATAGCAGCAAAAACTTAGCGTCTTTCTCTCAGAAGAACAGCCAAGTTGAAATTGCCGGCCCCGGTGTAAACGTTATGTCTACTTACCCAGAAGGCACGGGTCAACAAGGCAACTACGGCACCATGAGCGGTACCTCTATGGCATCACCTCACGTTGCGGGTGTTGCGGCGTTGGTTTGGTCACACCACCCAACCTGTAGCGCGCAGGAAATTCGTAGTGTGCTCAACAATACAGCACAAGACTTAGGTGCTGCCGGTCGTGACGTTAAGTTTGGTTACGGCTTAGCTCAGTCTAAAGACGCTATTGATTACATTGACGCGAACGGCTGTGACGGCTCAGGCGGTGGCGGCGGTGAAGAACCACCAACAGACAACGAACTGAGCAATGGTCAAACGGTCAGCAACTTGTCTGCAACTACCGGCGATTCTCTGTACTACACATTGAATGTTCCGGCAGGCGCAACAGACCTAAGCTTCAACATTAATGGTGGCTCAGGCGACGCTGATTTATACGTTCGTTTTGGCTCTCAGCCAACCCAGTCAAGCTATGACTGCCGTCCGTATCAAAGCGGTAACACTGAAACTTGTACTATTTCGAACGTACAAGCTGGTACTTACCACGTTATGCTGAACGCATACTCAAGCTTCTCTGGTGTTAACCTGACCGGTTCATTCACTGAACCAAGCACTGGTGGCGGTGATGGCGGTTCGGCTTCAGCAACTGACTTATCAGGTGCTAGCGGTGAATGGTCTCATTACTACGTTGACGTTCCAGCCGGCATGTCAGTTCTGAACGCGACTATGTCGGGTGGTACTGGCGACGCGGATCTATACGTTCGCCAAGGTTCTCAGCCAACTGAATCAAACTACGAGTGCCGTCCATACCGCTCAGGTAATGACGAGTCTTGTAGCATTGACAGCCCAGCTGAAGACCGCTGGTACATCAGCATTCGCGGCTACAGTGCCTACTCTGGCGTCGACTTATTCGTCGAGTGGGAATAA
- a CDS encoding ZIP family metal transporter yields the protein MTIYWMLLLAWGAGLMAFLGGTIAYLEGSANTVTKREFVHGITAFGGGILMAAVAFALVPEGMKELNAWQLALLFALGGVSFAIVDAWLAKHGGNVAQFMAMLLDFLPEAISLGALFAVSPNTAILLAVFIAAQNLPEGFNAYRELRFAQLSTKTALAGLLGVSLFGPVAALMGYWWLRDAPEITAMIMSFAAGGILYLVFQDIAPQARMRRHWTPSLGAVFGFIVGMLSKQLLG from the coding sequence ATGACAATCTATTGGATGCTATTACTCGCTTGGGGGGCGGGCTTGATGGCCTTCCTGGGTGGGACAATCGCTTACCTTGAGGGCTCAGCAAACACCGTTACTAAACGCGAATTTGTACATGGAATAACAGCTTTTGGTGGCGGTATTCTGATGGCCGCGGTTGCTTTCGCGCTGGTTCCCGAAGGCATGAAAGAATTGAATGCGTGGCAGTTAGCGCTTTTGTTCGCGCTCGGTGGGGTTAGCTTTGCGATTGTTGATGCCTGGCTAGCCAAACATGGCGGCAATGTCGCTCAGTTTATGGCGATGTTGCTCGACTTTCTGCCAGAAGCCATCTCTCTGGGCGCACTCTTTGCGGTCAGCCCAAACACCGCTATTTTACTCGCCGTATTTATTGCGGCTCAAAACTTACCGGAAGGCTTTAACGCGTATCGCGAATTGCGGTTCGCACAGTTAAGTACTAAAACCGCATTGGCAGGCTTACTTGGCGTGTCGTTATTTGGGCCGGTTGCCGCCTTGATGGGCTACTGGTGGCTGCGCGATGCACCGGAAATTACGGCCATGATAATGAGCTTTGCGGCAGGTGGCATTCTTTATTTGGTGTTTCAGGATATCGCACCCCAAGCGCGTATGCGCCGACATTGGACACCATCGCTTGGCGCTGTCTTCGGATTTATCGTTGGAATGCTGAGTAAACAGTTGTTGGGATAA
- the vapC gene encoding type II toxin-antitoxin system tRNA(fMet)-specific endonuclease VapC, translating into MNLRYMLDTNICIYIMKNRPAYLAPIFDEHSRELCVSSVTVMELQYGVENSQQRVTNTDKLDSFLARLDILNYDADAAYHTALIRHHLKKKGTPIGPYDQMIAGHARCHGLTVVTNNTGEFERVPGLISENWLQQPPQSSVNEPSPAYR; encoded by the coding sequence ATGAATTTGCGATATATGCTGGATACCAATATCTGTATTTACATTATGAAGAACCGGCCTGCCTATTTAGCGCCTATTTTTGATGAGCATTCTCGCGAACTCTGTGTAAGCTCAGTAACTGTCATGGAGCTTCAATACGGTGTCGAAAACTCTCAACAACGCGTTACTAATACCGACAAACTCGACAGCTTTTTAGCTCGCTTAGACATCCTCAACTACGATGCCGATGCGGCCTATCATACGGCTCTTATCCGACATCATTTAAAAAAGAAAGGCACGCCCATTGGCCCTTATGATCAAATGATAGCAGGACACGCCAGATGCCATGGCCTAACCGTTGTAACTAACAATACAGGCGAGTTTGAACGCGTCCCTGGCTTAATTTCAGAGAATTGGTTACAGCAACCGCCGCAAAGTTCAGTGAATGAACCGAGCCCCGCCTACCGCTAA
- the vapB gene encoding type II toxin-antitoxin system VapB family antitoxin, whose product MTKTTLFKSNKTQAVRLPKDVAFSEDVKEVEVLVVGESRIITPAKASWASWFSGEPASDDFMVEREQPEEQEREQL is encoded by the coding sequence ATGACCAAAACAACCCTTTTCAAAAGCAATAAAACGCAAGCGGTTCGGTTGCCAAAAGACGTCGCTTTTTCTGAAGACGTAAAAGAAGTTGAGGTGTTAGTCGTTGGCGAAAGCCGAATTATTACCCCAGCGAAAGCCAGTTGGGCTTCTTGGTTTAGTGGTGAACCTGCCAGTGACGACTTTATGGTTGAGCGTGAGCAGCCCGAAGAGCAGGAGCGCGAGCAGCTATGA
- a CDS encoding anti-phage deoxyguanosine triphosphatase has protein sequence MNKTMLQRRSGKTTPFNAATPDSDAQRDRARIIHSSAFRRLQSKTQVLGVGDNDFYRTRLTHSMEVAQIGSGICEHLKQTYADNDAISQQIPSYFQIEATCLAHDLGHPPFGHGGEVALNYHMLGHGGFEGNGQTLRILSKLGEYSEKHGLDLTRRTLLGVLKYPVLHSEVQQAGLTTDTPLNAFKPPKSIHDDEKDVLEWALEEFSPHDRDKFRTKTEKDGKRRSQFKAFDTSIMELADDISYGVHDLEDALALGLVTERQWREDVLQLAQENSPFIEEASFYNDKLFSPDSRDRKHAISKLIGYLVPQISVERQQQFEHPQLDLQATLPAEAEHTLELLKSFVFKHVIRSAEVKAMEFKGQRIIMALFEALNDAPEQLLQPSTLQKYQQATNPKRVISDYISGMTDHYARKQYSQLFSNGSEQA, from the coding sequence ATGAATAAAACCATGCTTCAACGACGCTCAGGAAAGACCACGCCGTTTAATGCCGCAACGCCGGACAGTGATGCGCAGCGCGATCGTGCGCGAATCATCCACTCTTCGGCGTTCCGCAGGCTGCAGTCGAAAACTCAGGTACTGGGTGTGGGCGACAACGACTTTTATCGTACGCGGCTGACCCACTCGATGGAGGTTGCTCAGATTGGCTCAGGTATTTGTGAGCATTTAAAGCAAACTTATGCTGATAATGACGCTATTTCGCAGCAAATCCCGTCTTATTTTCAAATAGAGGCGACCTGTCTGGCGCATGATTTAGGGCATCCGCCGTTCGGTCATGGCGGCGAGGTTGCGCTGAACTATCACATGCTGGGTCACGGCGGTTTTGAGGGAAACGGGCAAACGCTACGTATTTTAAGCAAACTCGGCGAATATTCTGAAAAGCACGGCCTGGATTTGACGCGGCGCACTCTGTTGGGTGTGTTAAAGTATCCGGTGCTGCACAGCGAGGTACAACAAGCGGGTTTAACTACTGACACTCCGTTGAACGCCTTTAAACCACCTAAATCGATTCATGATGATGAAAAAGACGTTCTGGAATGGGCTTTAGAAGAGTTTTCGCCCCACGATCGCGACAAGTTCCGCACAAAAACGGAGAAAGACGGCAAGCGACGCTCCCAATTCAAAGCCTTCGATACCTCGATTATGGAACTAGCCGACGACATTTCTTACGGCGTGCATGATTTAGAGGATGCGCTGGCGCTGGGCTTGGTTACAGAAAGACAGTGGCGCGAAGATGTGTTGCAATTGGCGCAGGAAAACAGCCCTTTCATAGAGGAAGCTTCCTTTTACAACGACAAGCTGTTCTCGCCGGACAGCCGCGACCGCAAACACGCTATTAGCAAGCTCATTGGTTATTTAGTGCCGCAAATTTCCGTTGAACGGCAGCAACAATTCGAGCACCCGCAACTGGATTTACAGGCAACACTACCTGCAGAAGCTGAGCATACGCTGGAATTACTAAAAAGCTTTGTCTTCAAGCATGTGATTCGTAGCGCCGAGGTAAAAGCCATGGAGTTTAAAGGCCAGCGCATTATTATGGCGTTGTTCGAAGCGTTGAATGATGCGCCAGAGCAGCTCCTGCAGCCATCGACATTGCAAAAATACCAGCAGGCGACGAACCCAAAACGTGTCATCTCTGACTATATTTCCGGAATGACAGACCACTATGCTCGTAAGCAATACAGCCAACTTTTTAGTAACGGGAGTGAGCAAGCATGA